In Sporichthya polymorpha DSM 43042, a genomic segment contains:
- the sucB gene encoding 2-oxoglutarate dehydrogenase, E2 component, dihydrolipoamide succinyltransferase: MPVSVTLPALGESVTEGTVTRWLKQEGDTVAADEPLLEISTDKVDTEIPAPAAGVLVKITVGEDETVAVGAELGVIGDAGEAAPAAPAPAAEPAPAAPAPVAEAPAPPAQPAPPAPAAPAAAPAAGPAADGVSVTLPALGESVTEGTVTRWLKAEGDTVAADEPLLEISTDKVDTEIPAPAAGVLVKITVREDETVAVGAELGVIGSGASAPAPAATAAPAPAPAAPAPEPTPAPAPPAAAAPAPPAPAPAPTPAPAAPTPAPAAPAAPAAAPAAPASSGNGQAEDVGTYVTPLVRRLAADNNVDLSTVVGTGVGGRIRKQDVLDAARSAASAATAAPAAAAPAPSAAPVATPAAPRPVVAAPQVGTVEPMSRLRKVIAARMVESLQLSAQLSCWVEVDVTRIARLRQQAKASFEAQTGQKLNFLPFFAKATIEALKQHPKLNASIDVEKGEITYHPKVHLGIAVDTERGLLVPVVQDADELNVSGLTRSMNDLAARTRDNKIAPDDLSGGTFTLTNTGSRGALTDTPIINQPQVGILGTGTVVKRPVVVEDPSGGDTIAIRSMVMLVLTYDHRLVDGADAARFLTTVKQRLEEGAFEAELGL, translated from the coding sequence ATGCCAGTCTCGGTCACCCTTCCGGCGCTCGGCGAGAGTGTCACCGAGGGCACCGTCACCCGGTGGCTGAAGCAGGAGGGCGACACCGTCGCCGCGGACGAGCCGCTGCTGGAGATCTCGACCGACAAGGTCGACACCGAGATCCCCGCCCCGGCTGCCGGTGTCCTGGTCAAGATCACCGTCGGTGAGGACGAGACCGTCGCCGTCGGCGCCGAGCTCGGTGTCATCGGTGACGCGGGTGAGGCCGCCCCGGCCGCTCCCGCCCCGGCCGCCGAGCCCGCTCCCGCGGCCCCGGCTCCGGTCGCGGAGGCGCCTGCGCCGCCGGCCCAGCCCGCTCCCCCTGCTCCGGCCGCTCCCGCCGCGGCCCCGGCTGCCGGCCCGGCGGCCGATGGAGTGTCGGTGACCCTGCCCGCACTGGGTGAGAGCGTCACCGAGGGCACCGTCACGCGCTGGCTGAAGGCGGAGGGCGACACCGTCGCCGCCGACGAGCCGCTGCTGGAGATCTCGACCGACAAGGTCGACACCGAGATCCCCGCCCCGGCCGCCGGCGTCCTGGTCAAGATCACCGTCCGCGAGGACGAGACCGTCGCCGTCGGCGCCGAGCTCGGCGTCATCGGCTCCGGCGCGAGCGCCCCGGCTCCCGCGGCCACGGCCGCTCCCGCCCCGGCTCCGGCGGCTCCCGCTCCCGAGCCGACCCCCGCCCCCGCACCCCCGGCCGCGGCGGCTCCGGCGCCCCCGGCGCCCGCGCCGGCTCCCACCCCGGCCCCGGCCGCTCCCACCCCGGCCCCGGCCGCTCCCGCGGCTCCGGCGGCCGCTCCCGCGGCTCCGGCGAGCAGCGGGAACGGGCAGGCGGAGGACGTCGGCACCTACGTCACCCCGCTGGTGCGCCGTCTCGCGGCGGACAACAACGTCGACCTGAGCACGGTCGTCGGCACCGGCGTCGGTGGCCGCATCCGCAAGCAGGACGTGCTCGACGCCGCCAGGAGCGCGGCGTCAGCGGCGACGGCCGCCCCGGCCGCGGCCGCTCCGGCCCCGTCGGCGGCTCCGGTCGCGACCCCGGCCGCCCCGCGGCCGGTCGTCGCCGCGCCGCAGGTCGGCACGGTCGAGCCGATGTCGCGGCTGCGCAAGGTCATCGCGGCGCGCATGGTCGAGTCGCTGCAGCTCTCCGCGCAGCTGTCGTGCTGGGTCGAGGTCGACGTCACCCGCATCGCGCGGCTGCGGCAGCAGGCCAAGGCGTCCTTCGAGGCCCAGACCGGCCAGAAGCTCAACTTCCTGCCGTTCTTCGCCAAGGCGACCATCGAGGCCCTCAAGCAGCACCCGAAGCTGAACGCCTCGATCGACGTCGAGAAGGGCGAGATCACCTACCACCCGAAGGTGCACCTCGGCATCGCCGTCGACACCGAGCGGGGTCTGCTGGTCCCGGTCGTCCAGGACGCGGACGAACTCAACGTCTCGGGCCTGACCCGGTCGATGAACGACCTGGCCGCGCGCACCCGCGACAACAAGATCGCCCCCGACGACCTGTCCGGCGGCACGTTCACGCTGACCAACACCGGCAGCCGGGGCGCGCTCACCGACACCCCGATCATCAACCAGCCGCAGGTCGGCATCCTCGGCACCGGCACGGTCGTCAAGCGTCCGGTCGTCGTCGAGGACCCCTCCGGCGGGGACACGATCGCGATCCGGTCGATGGTGATGCTCGTCCTGACCTACGACCACCGCCTGGTCGACGGGGCCGACGCCGCCCGGTTCCTCACCACCGTGAAGCAGCGTCTGGAGGAGGGCGCGTTCGAGGCCGAACTCGGCCTCTGA
- the lipB gene encoding lipoyl(octanoyl) transferase LipB encodes MSALRFLHGFGGTPVPYEPAWELQRELHAARADGTVEDTVILLEHEPVFTAGKRTEPQDRPWDGTPVVEVDRGGKITWHGPGQLTGYPIVKLPDGVYVVDYVRKLEAAIIATCADLGLANAQRVPGRSGVWVPGTGPLDPDRKVAAIGIRVAKGVTMHGFAINCDCDLGWFSRIVPCGISDAGVTTLTKELGRPVPVAEVVPVVERRLLEALGSESVTRAPLALHGALGVVA; translated from the coding sequence GTGTCCGCGCTCCGCTTCCTCCACGGCTTCGGCGGGACTCCGGTGCCCTACGAGCCGGCGTGGGAGCTTCAGCGGGAGCTGCACGCCGCGCGCGCCGACGGCACCGTCGAGGACACCGTGATCCTCCTCGAGCACGAGCCGGTGTTCACCGCGGGCAAGCGCACCGAGCCGCAGGACCGGCCGTGGGACGGCACCCCGGTGGTCGAGGTCGACCGCGGCGGGAAGATCACCTGGCACGGGCCGGGGCAGCTGACCGGCTACCCGATCGTGAAGCTGCCCGACGGCGTCTACGTCGTCGACTACGTCCGCAAGCTGGAGGCCGCGATCATCGCGACCTGCGCCGACCTGGGTCTGGCGAACGCGCAGCGCGTGCCGGGCCGCAGTGGGGTGTGGGTGCCCGGCACGGGCCCGTTGGACCCGGACCGCAAGGTCGCCGCGATCGGGATCCGCGTCGCGAAGGGCGTGACGATGCACGGCTTCGCGATCAACTGCGACTGCGACCTGGGCTGGTTCTCACGGATCGTGCCGTGCGGGATCTCCGACGCCGGCGTCACGACGCTGACGAAGGAACTCGGGCGTCCGGTGCCGGTCGCCGAGGTCGTGCCGGTGGTCGAGCGTCGCCTGCTGGAGGCCCTCGGCTCGGAGTCGGTGACCCGGGCCCCGTTGGCACTGCACGGCGCGCTGGGAGTTGTCGCATGA
- a CDS encoding RDD family protein encodes MVDRRALGGWLSGPRSVAEAAGIDLGYPGQRLGLPEEGPNAVGGMTRRLGATFIDWTIAQFVVLGAMPGSTAGERAAPILLVFVLINLAMVTTIGAGIGGRLLGLRVARLDGGNPMLPAVAIRTLMLALVVPALFIDRDYRGVHDRLARSIVVRR; translated from the coding sequence GTGGTGGACCGTCGCGCACTGGGTGGCTGGCTGTCCGGTCCCCGGTCGGTGGCCGAGGCGGCCGGGATCGATCTGGGCTACCCCGGACAGCGTCTGGGACTGCCCGAGGAGGGCCCCAACGCCGTCGGCGGGATGACCCGCCGGCTGGGCGCGACGTTCATCGACTGGACGATCGCCCAGTTCGTCGTCCTCGGCGCCATGCCGGGCTCCACGGCGGGGGAGCGGGCCGCGCCGATCCTGCTCGTGTTCGTCCTGATCAACCTGGCCATGGTCACGACGATCGGCGCCGGGATCGGTGGCCGCTTGCTCGGCCTGCGCGTCGCCCGCCTGGACGGCGGCAACCCGATGCTGCCCGCGGTGGCGATCCGGACGCTGATGCTCGCCCTCGTTGTCCCGGCCCTGTTTATCGACCGGGACTACCGCGGGGTCCACGACCGGCTCGCGCGCTCGATCGTGGTCCGCCGCTAG
- a CDS encoding DUF4191 domain-containing protein, which yields MAFGRKKDKAAKAAKPGGGRVRQIFDAYKMTARVDKLLPLWLVLGFVIGFAVFFGITVLFLHPIIAGIVGFMFGVLGLLFLFGQRVQKAAYTEIEGQPGAAAAALNTMRRGGWTVTPAVAVNKSQDVVHRAVGRPGIVLIGEGNSQRVDQLLEAERKRMNRFVQDVPVTTLVVGRGEGEIPLPKLIRFLQKLPKTIRGADVVEVNDRLRAVGDLMANVPIPKGPMPRNMRMPKGQNPKMR from the coding sequence ATGGCATTCGGCAGGAAGAAAGACAAGGCCGCCAAGGCGGCGAAGCCGGGCGGCGGCCGCGTCCGGCAGATCTTCGACGCCTACAAGATGACGGCGCGGGTCGACAAGCTCCTGCCGCTGTGGCTGGTGCTCGGCTTCGTCATCGGCTTCGCGGTGTTCTTCGGCATCACGGTGCTGTTCCTGCACCCGATCATCGCGGGGATCGTCGGCTTCATGTTCGGCGTCCTCGGCCTGCTGTTTCTCTTCGGCCAGCGCGTCCAGAAGGCCGCGTACACCGAGATCGAGGGCCAGCCCGGCGCCGCCGCGGCTGCGCTGAACACCATGCGCCGGGGCGGCTGGACCGTCACCCCCGCCGTCGCGGTGAACAAGAGCCAGGACGTCGTCCACCGCGCCGTCGGCCGGCCGGGCATCGTCCTGATCGGTGAGGGCAACTCCCAGCGCGTCGACCAGCTGCTGGAGGCCGAGCGCAAGCGCATGAACCGGTTCGTCCAGGACGTCCCGGTCACGACGCTGGTCGTCGGCCGTGGCGAGGGCGAGATCCCGCTGCCGAAGCTGATCCGGTTCCTGCAGAAGCTGCCGAAGACCATCCGCGGCGCCGACGTCGTCGAGGTCAACGACCGCCTGCGGGCCGTCGGGGACCTGATGGCGAACGTCCCGATCCCCAAGGGCCCGATGCCCCGGAACATGCGGATGCCGAAGGGCCAGAACCCGAAGATGCGCTAG
- a CDS encoding TIGR01777 family oxidoreductase, with amino-acid sequence MKIAVCGSSGLIGTALVDALRADGHEVLRLVRRAPQGADEISWDPEQPLSPGKLAGVEAAVNLSGAGVGDKRWSESYKRTLVDSRVNPTHTLATALAALDPKPRVLLQGSAIGFYGDHGETKVDETFGPADDFLARLTVRWEAAAAPAENAGIRVCYLRTGLVVAREGGAWGRLFPIFKFGLGGKLGNGRQYWSFISLTDHVRALKFLLTSDVSGPVNLTGPEPVTNADVTKAMGSVLHRPTLFPVPAIALKVVLGEFSTETLRSQRVVPAVLSKAGFSFEHPTIEAAIRAAA; translated from the coding sequence ATGAAGATCGCGGTCTGCGGCTCGTCCGGACTGATCGGCACCGCGCTCGTCGACGCACTGCGCGCCGACGGGCACGAGGTGCTGCGTCTGGTCCGGCGGGCCCCGCAGGGCGCGGACGAGATCTCGTGGGACCCGGAGCAACCGCTCTCCCCCGGCAAGCTCGCCGGCGTCGAGGCCGCGGTGAACCTCTCCGGGGCCGGGGTCGGCGACAAGCGCTGGAGCGAGTCGTACAAGCGCACCCTCGTCGACAGCCGGGTCAACCCGACGCACACGCTCGCGACCGCGCTGGCGGCGCTCGACCCCAAGCCGCGAGTGCTGCTGCAGGGCTCCGCGATCGGGTTCTACGGCGACCACGGCGAGACGAAGGTCGACGAGACCTTCGGCCCCGCGGACGACTTCCTGGCCCGTCTGACGGTCCGTTGGGAGGCGGCCGCGGCGCCGGCGGAGAACGCGGGCATCCGTGTCTGCTACCTCCGCACCGGCCTCGTCGTCGCACGCGAGGGCGGGGCGTGGGGCCGACTGTTCCCGATCTTCAAGTTCGGGCTCGGCGGCAAGCTCGGCAACGGCCGCCAGTACTGGAGCTTCATCTCCCTGACCGACCACGTGCGGGCGCTGAAGTTCCTGCTGACCTCCGACGTCTCCGGCCCCGTGAACCTGACCGGGCCCGAGCCCGTCACCAACGCCGACGTGACCAAGGCCATGGGCAGCGTCCTGCACCGGCCGACGCTGTTCCCGGTGCCGGCGATCGCCCTCAAGGTCGTCCTCGGCGAGTTCTCCACCGAGACGCTGCGCAGCCAGCGCGTCGTGCCGGCGGTCCTGTCGAAGGCAGGGTTCTCCTTCGAGCACCCGACGATCGAGGCCGCGATCCGCGCCGCCGCCTGA
- a CDS encoding leucyl aminopeptidase, translated as MATISLSASAAAEVRADAVVVGVGSGPKGPVLTAGAKAIEAAGVAKLATVLKAMGATGKAEEVTKIPASGSVRAAVVVVVGLGEPQGRAGYPAEALRRAAGAATRSLAGNKSVALALPAETVEEVGAVAEGALLGAYSYLRYRTNGSTPPAPVGAITLVSSLTGDRAAKAALTRAEVVADAVCFARDLVNTPPSDLHPADLAAAADSYGRKAGLAVEILDERALKKGGYGGILAVGQGSENKPRLVRMSWTHPKAKKTIAFVGKGITFDSGGLSLKPADAMITMKCDMGGAAAVIGAISAIARLKLPVNVTAWAPTAENMPSGTAQRPSDVLTMYSGKTVEVLNTDAEGRLILADAIARACEESPDVLVDAATLTGAAMVALGHRTSAVMSNDDDLRTRVHELGERTGERMWPMPMPEELRNSLKSSVADMANIGERWGGALSAALFLREFVSDGVKWAHLDIAGPAFNEGEPYGYVPKGGTGVAVRTLVALAEDVAAG; from the coding sequence CCGGGGTCGCGAAGCTGGCCACCGTCCTCAAGGCGATGGGCGCGACCGGCAAGGCCGAGGAGGTCACGAAGATCCCGGCGTCCGGGTCGGTCCGGGCCGCGGTCGTCGTGGTCGTCGGTCTCGGCGAGCCGCAGGGCCGTGCGGGGTACCCGGCCGAGGCGCTCCGGCGCGCGGCCGGGGCCGCGACCCGGTCGCTCGCCGGCAACAAGTCCGTCGCGCTCGCGCTGCCCGCCGAGACCGTCGAGGAGGTCGGGGCCGTCGCCGAGGGCGCGCTGCTCGGCGCGTACTCGTACCTGCGCTACCGCACGAACGGCTCCACTCCCCCGGCACCGGTGGGTGCGATCACCCTGGTCTCGTCGCTGACCGGCGACCGCGCGGCCAAGGCCGCCCTCACCCGCGCCGAGGTCGTGGCGGACGCGGTCTGCTTCGCCCGCGACCTCGTGAACACCCCGCCGTCGGACCTGCACCCCGCTGACCTGGCCGCCGCCGCGGACTCCTACGGCCGCAAGGCCGGCCTCGCCGTCGAGATCCTCGACGAGCGCGCGCTGAAGAAGGGCGGCTACGGCGGCATCCTCGCCGTCGGGCAGGGCTCGGAGAACAAGCCGCGCCTGGTCCGGATGTCGTGGACGCACCCCAAGGCCAAGAAGACGATCGCGTTCGTCGGCAAGGGCATCACGTTCGACTCCGGCGGTCTGTCGTTGAAGCCGGCCGACGCGATGATCACGATGAAGTGCGACATGGGCGGCGCCGCCGCCGTCATCGGGGCGATCAGCGCGATCGCCCGCCTGAAGCTGCCGGTCAACGTCACCGCGTGGGCGCCGACCGCGGAGAACATGCCCTCCGGCACGGCGCAGCGGCCGTCCGACGTCCTGACGATGTACTCGGGCAAGACGGTCGAGGTGCTCAACACCGACGCCGAGGGCCGGCTGATCCTGGCCGACGCGATCGCGCGCGCGTGCGAGGAGTCCCCGGACGTCCTCGTGGACGCCGCGACGCTGACCGGCGCGGCCATGGTCGCGCTCGGCCACCGCACCTCGGCCGTGATGAGCAACGACGACGACCTGCGCACGCGCGTCCACGAGCTCGGCGAGCGCACCGGCGAGCGCATGTGGCCGATGCCGATGCCGGAGGAGCTGCGCAACTCGCTCAAGTCCTCGGTCGCCGACATGGCGAACATCGGCGAGCGCTGGGGCGGCGCGCTGTCCGCGGCGCTGTTCCTCCGCGAATTCGTCTCCGACGGCGTGAAGTGGGCCCACCTCGACATCGCCGGCCCGGCCTTCAACGAGGGCGAGCCCTACGGCTACGTGCCCAAGGGCGGGACGGGCGTCGCGGTCCGGACGCTGGTCGCCCTCGCCGAGGACGTCGCCGCCGGCTGA
- the lpdA gene encoding dihydrolipoyl dehydrogenase: MAEQAGTEFDLVILGGGSGGYACALRAAQLGLSVALIEKGKLGGTCLHNGCIPTKALLHAAEVADLAREGEQFGIKTSLHGIDMAGVNAYKDGVISKLYKGLQGLVKSRKITLIEAEGRLSSATSVDAGGVRYTGKHIVLATGSVPRSLPGLEIDGTRVLTSDHALLLDRVPSSAIILGGGVIGVEFASVWKSFGADVTIVEALPHLVPIEDEANSKLLERAFRKRKIAFELGARFTGVSHTANGVQITTENGKTVEAEVLLVAIGRGPVSANLGYEEVGVEMERGFVKVDGLCQTNVPTISAVGDLIPTLQLAHVGFAEGILVAERLAGLDVVPIDYDGVPRVTYSEPEVASVGITEAVAKERLGADNVETITYDLAGNGKSQILKTAGAIKLVRQKDGPVLGVHIVGSRAGELVSEAQLIYNWEALPSEVAQLIHAHPTQGEALGEAHLALAGKPLHAHG, encoded by the coding sequence GTGGCGGAGCAGGCAGGCACCGAATTCGACCTCGTGATCCTGGGAGGCGGCAGCGGCGGGTACGCCTGTGCCCTGCGCGCCGCCCAGCTGGGTCTGTCGGTGGCACTGATCGAGAAGGGCAAGCTCGGGGGCACCTGCCTGCACAACGGCTGCATCCCGACCAAGGCGCTCCTGCACGCGGCGGAGGTCGCCGACCTGGCCCGTGAGGGCGAGCAGTTCGGCATCAAGACCTCGCTGCACGGCATCGACATGGCCGGCGTGAACGCCTACAAGGACGGCGTCATCAGCAAGCTCTACAAGGGCCTGCAGGGCCTGGTGAAGAGCCGCAAGATCACGCTGATCGAGGCCGAGGGCCGCCTGAGCTCCGCCACGAGCGTCGACGCCGGCGGCGTCCGCTACACCGGCAAGCACATCGTGCTCGCGACCGGCTCCGTGCCGCGCTCGCTCCCCGGCCTGGAGATCGACGGCACCCGCGTTCTCACCTCGGACCACGCGCTGCTGCTCGACCGCGTCCCGAGTTCGGCGATCATCCTCGGCGGCGGCGTCATCGGCGTCGAGTTCGCGAGCGTGTGGAAGTCCTTCGGCGCCGACGTCACGATCGTCGAGGCGCTGCCCCACCTGGTCCCGATCGAGGACGAGGCCAACTCCAAGCTGCTGGAGCGCGCCTTCCGCAAGCGCAAGATCGCGTTCGAGCTCGGCGCCCGGTTCACCGGCGTCTCGCACACCGCCAACGGCGTGCAGATCACGACCGAGAACGGCAAGACCGTCGAGGCCGAGGTGCTGCTCGTCGCGATCGGCCGCGGCCCGGTGTCGGCGAACCTCGGGTACGAGGAGGTCGGCGTCGAGATGGAGCGCGGCTTCGTCAAGGTCGACGGCCTGTGCCAGACGAACGTCCCGACGATCTCCGCGGTCGGCGACCTGATCCCGACCCTGCAGCTCGCGCACGTCGGTTTCGCCGAGGGCATCCTCGTCGCCGAACGCCTCGCCGGGCTCGACGTCGTCCCGATCGACTACGACGGCGTTCCGCGCGTCACGTACTCCGAGCCCGAGGTCGCCTCGGTCGGCATCACCGAGGCGGTCGCGAAGGAGCGCCTCGGCGCCGACAACGTCGAGACCATCACCTACGACCTCGCCGGCAACGGCAAGAGCCAGATCCTGAAAACGGCCGGCGCGATCAAGCTGGTCCGGCAGAAGGACGGCCCCGTGCTCGGCGTACACATCGTCGGCTCCCGCGCCGGCGAGCTCGTCTCCGAGGCCCAGTTGATCTACAACTGGGAGGCGCTACCCAGCGAGGTCGCGCAGCTGATCCACGCTCACCCGACGCAGGGCGAGGCCCTCGGCGAGGCCCACCTCGCCCTGGCTGGCAAGCCGCTGCACGCGCACGGCTGA
- the glnA gene encoding type I glutamate--ammonia ligase: MFSNAEEVTKYISDEGVKFVDVRFCDLPGVMQHFNVPAQSVGADFFTDGQMFDGSSIRGFQAIHESDMKLIPDLDTAFIDPFRANKTLVINMSIVDPYTGEPYSRDPRQIVRKAEAHLKATGIADTAFFAPEAEFYIFDDIRFETKQNAGYYYIDSIEGAWNTGRVEEGGNQGHKTPYKGGYFPVPPVDHFADMRDEICLELDKLGLGVERAHHEVGTAGQQEINYRFDTMAKSADKVMLFKYIVKNVVARNGKTVTFMPKPLFGDNGSGMHCHQSLWKNGEPLFYDELGYGGLSDTARWYIGGLLHHAPSLLAFTNPSMNSYHRLVPGFEAPVNLVYSARNRSACVRIPVTGSNPKAKRIEFRVPDPSSNPYLAFSAMLMAGLDGIKNKIEPPLPVDKDLYELPPDELSEIAQVPDSLPKVLDALEADHDYLVEGGVFTPDLIETWVAWKRANEVDPIRLRPHPHEFELYFDI; the protein is encoded by the coding sequence ATGTTCAGCAACGCCGAAGAGGTCACCAAATACATCTCCGACGAAGGCGTGAAGTTCGTCGACGTCCGGTTCTGTGACCTCCCGGGTGTCATGCAGCACTTCAATGTCCCGGCGCAGTCCGTGGGGGCCGACTTCTTCACCGACGGCCAGATGTTCGACGGGTCCTCGATCCGCGGCTTCCAGGCGATCCACGAGTCGGACATGAAGCTGATCCCCGACCTGGACACGGCCTTCATCGACCCGTTCCGGGCGAACAAGACGCTCGTGATCAACATGAGCATCGTCGACCCCTACACCGGCGAGCCCTACAGCCGGGACCCGCGCCAGATCGTGCGCAAGGCCGAGGCCCACCTGAAGGCGACCGGAATCGCCGACACCGCGTTCTTCGCGCCCGAGGCCGAGTTCTACATCTTCGACGACATCCGCTTCGAGACGAAGCAGAACGCCGGCTACTACTACATCGACTCCATCGAGGGCGCCTGGAACACCGGCCGCGTCGAGGAGGGTGGCAACCAGGGTCACAAGACCCCCTACAAGGGTGGCTACTTCCCGGTCCCGCCGGTCGACCACTTCGCCGACATGCGGGACGAGATCTGCCTCGAGCTCGACAAGCTCGGCCTCGGCGTCGAGCGCGCCCACCACGAGGTCGGCACCGCCGGTCAGCAGGAGATCAACTACCGCTTCGACACCATGGCCAAGTCCGCGGACAAGGTCATGCTCTTCAAGTACATCGTGAAGAACGTCGTCGCCCGCAACGGCAAGACCGTCACCTTCATGCCGAAGCCGCTCTTCGGCGACAACGGCTCGGGCATGCACTGCCACCAGTCGCTGTGGAAGAACGGCGAGCCGCTGTTCTACGACGAGCTCGGCTACGGCGGCCTGTCCGACACCGCCCGCTGGTACATCGGTGGTCTGCTCCACCACGCGCCCTCGCTGCTGGCGTTCACCAACCCGTCGATGAACAGCTACCACCGTCTGGTCCCGGGCTTCGAGGCACCGGTCAACCTGGTGTACTCGGCCCGTAACCGCTCCGCCTGCGTGCGTATCCCGGTCACCGGCTCCAACCCGAAGGCCAAGCGCATCGAGTTCCGCGTCCCGGACCCGTCGTCGAACCCGTACCTCGCGTTCTCGGCGATGCTCATGGCCGGCCTCGACGGCATCAAGAACAAGATCGAGCCGCCGCTGCCGGTCGACAAGGACCTCTACGAGCTCCCCCCGGACGAGCTCTCCGAGATCGCCCAGGTCCCGGACTCGCTGCCCAAGGTCCTCGACGCCCTCGAGGCCGACCACGACTACCTCGTCGAGGGCGGCGTCTTCACCCCGGACCTGATCGAGACCTGGGTCGCGTGGAAGCGGGCCAACGAGGTCGACCCCATCCGCCTCCGTCCCCACCCCCACGAGTTCGAGCTGTACTTCGACATTTAG
- the lipA gene encoding lipoyl synthase, which produces MTIAPEGRKLLRLEVRNTETPIERKPPWIKTTLRTGPEYRALTKLVKDEGLHTVCQEAGCPNIFECWEDREATFLIGGDQCTRRCDFCQIDTGKPVELDRDEPRRVAESVLTMGLRYATITGVARDDLPDGGAWLYAETVRAIHTAVPGCGVELLAPDFNAEPDLLAQVFASRPEVFAHNLETVPRLMRRIRPAFRYDRSLGVITAAREAGLVTKSNLILGLGEEPDEVLATMRDLREAGTDLLTITQYLRPSARHHPVERWVTPEEFTELGAEAERLGFAGVMSGPLVRSSYRAGRLYRQAVEAREQSA; this is translated from the coding sequence ATGACGATCGCTCCCGAGGGCCGCAAGCTGCTGCGACTGGAGGTCCGGAACACCGAGACCCCGATCGAGCGCAAGCCGCCGTGGATCAAGACCACGCTGCGGACCGGGCCGGAGTACCGGGCCCTGACGAAACTGGTGAAGGACGAGGGCCTGCACACGGTCTGTCAGGAGGCGGGCTGCCCCAACATCTTCGAGTGCTGGGAGGACCGCGAGGCCACGTTCCTCATCGGCGGTGACCAGTGCACCCGCCGTTGCGACTTCTGCCAGATCGACACCGGCAAGCCGGTCGAGCTGGACCGGGACGAGCCGCGCCGGGTCGCCGAGTCCGTGCTCACGATGGGCCTGCGGTACGCCACGATCACCGGCGTCGCCCGTGACGACCTGCCCGACGGCGGGGCCTGGCTGTACGCGGAGACCGTTCGCGCGATCCACACCGCGGTCCCCGGCTGCGGGGTCGAGTTGCTCGCGCCGGACTTCAACGCCGAGCCGGACCTGCTCGCGCAGGTGTTCGCGTCCCGCCCCGAGGTGTTCGCGCACAACCTGGAGACCGTGCCGCGCCTGATGCGCCGGATCCGGCCCGCGTTCCGCTACGACCGGTCACTCGGGGTGATCACCGCCGCGCGCGAGGCCGGACTGGTGACCAAGTCCAATTTGATCCTCGGCCTCGGCGAGGAGCCCGACGAGGTCCTCGCCACCATGCGCGACCTGCGCGAGGCCGGCACCGACCTGCTCACGATCACCCAGTACCTGCGCCCGAGCGCCCGCCACCACCCGGTGGAGCGGTGGGTCACCCCCGAGGAGTTCACCGAGCTCGGCGCCGAGGCCGAACGGCTGGGGTTCGCGGGCGTGATGTCGGGGCCGCTGGTGCGCTCGTCCTACCGCGCGGGCCGCCTGTACCGGCAGGCCGTGGAGGCACGCGAACAGAGCGCCTGA